AAAGTTAGAAGTTAAAGATTTAAGTGTAGAATTTGATGGTAAAACTATAGTTGAAGATATTAACTTCCATGTAGATAGCGGAGAACTAGTTAGTGTTATAGGACTGTCTGGAAGTGGTAAAACAACTATATTTAATGCAGTAGCAGGAATAATACCTGTTAAAAGTGGTAAAATAATATTAAATAATGAAGATGTTACTGGTAAAAATGGTAAAATGAGCTATATGTTGCAAAAAGATTTATTACTACCATTTAAAAATGTACTTGAAAATATTTCTTTGCCTTTAATAATTAAAGGTATAAATAAAAAAGAGGCATTTGAAAAAGTAAAAAAAAATTTGGGAACTTTTGGTTTAGATGGATTAGAATATAAATATCCTAAGGAATTATCGGGAGGACAAAGACAAAGAGTTGCTTTTTTAAGAACGTATATGTTTTCAGATGATATGAATTTACTCGATGAACCTTTTTCTGCACTAGATTTAATAACTAAGGCTAGTATACATAAATGGTATATGGATATTAGAAAAAAATTAAAATTAACAACTTTATTAATAACTCATGATATAGACGAAGCTATTTTATTATCTAATAGAATATATGTATTAAATATATTTGAAGGTGTAGGTAAAATTTCTAAAGAGATAATTATTGATTTAGATAATAGAGATAATACAACTATAGAATTTATAGAATTTAAGAAAAAAATATTGTCAGAATTAGGCAAAATGTAGTAAAATAAGTGTGGAGTAATTAAACTCCGCACTTTATTAATTTTTTTTCAAAAAAAATATATAAAAAGTATTGACAAAGTTTTTTAAATATGGTAATATAATTCTTGTCAATAGGACATTGCAATAATAACGGTGTATAGCGCAGCTCGGTAGCGCACTTGCCTTGGGAGCAAGGGGTCACAGGTTCAAATCCTGTTACACCGACCATTATTATGCGGGAGTAACTCAGTTGGTAGAGTGTCAGCCTTCCAAGCTGGATG
The Streptobacillus felis genome window above contains:
- a CDS encoding ABC transporter ATP-binding protein, which translates into the protein MIKLEVKDLSVEFDGKTIVEDINFHVDSGELVSVIGLSGSGKTTIFNAVAGIIPVKSGKIILNNEDVTGKNGKMSYMLQKDLLLPFKNVLENISLPLIIKGINKKEAFEKVKKNLGTFGLDGLEYKYPKELSGGQRQRVAFLRTYMFSDDMNLLDEPFSALDLITKASIHKWYMDIRKKLKLTTLLITHDIDEAILLSNRIYVLNIFEGVGKISKEIIIDLDNRDNTTIEFIEFKKKILSELGKM